acaggttgttgttgttgttgctactgCTGCTGTGCTGCTGCGGCATGTTCGATCCCTGCCTTCCCAGGATTCTAGGACGCCCGTATCTCAAACTCAGCCTTTGTTAATCACATGATTGCACCGACAAGGTACTAAACTAACCTCCCCTGTTCATCTAAATTGCGCTTGGGTTGACTTAACAGTAGCTAGGCTGTTCAATGATCAGTTCGTGATTTGATTTGGGGTCCAGATTCCATATGGTTTGACTTTTCTTTGTTATTTCTGCGCCTTCCCTCGCCTTGATGGATCCACGCCTTGATTTAAGGCAGTCTCGATCATATATGATATGAACACTTGAACTGTTGAACAGCATCCCGAGCTAAGCACCAAGATTTTTTTGGGAACGGCTTAATCTGGAGTTTTAATACTATAGTATGTTTTCTTCTCCTTCAGATATGCTAGTGGTACATACATACATAGGACGGTAGCACAGTACAACGTAGGATAAGATTGCGCTGCCCATCACTACTCGGCTGTCCGAGAATCCTATGTCGACAACTCACCACAACTTAATGCCGGGGCCGGCCATGTTACTTTCTATCCACTCTAACCCCGAACTGCATTCTTTTCTCGTGCACCCTTTTTCCACCAAAGAAGGGATTCTGGATATCAGACTGTCACTGTTCCGAAAAGGATTTGCACTTGGACACATACGGCATGATCAAACTGCTGACCCTGTCTCGTGTTTTTCAGTTCGTGTTCATTGATGAGCCCAGTCTTGTTGGTTAGGCTCTCAATCATACTCGCCGCTGGTCTTAATTCGTGTGATTGCGTCCGTAGAATGAATGGAGTTGGGACTTGACATTCTACTGTACTATGACACGAGGTGGGAATCTAACAGACATTTCTGTGCAGGAGCCCCCATGCCATATGCCCAATATCAGACAAGCAAAATATCTGATATGGAAAGGAACTTCGCAACGTCATGGCCTCACGGCCATCCACGTACCACTCAGGGTCAGACAGGCAGCATCAACTTCCGGATAACTTCGGGAACAAATCTACTGGCCCTTGTTGCGCTCCCAGTCCCAGACAAGATATTCGATGGTTCCTTTCACGAGAGACTAGGCACGGGCGGCCAACTTGCGCATAACTAAAGGTACAAACACGCATATTTATTCATGAAATGCTCGATTTCCTTGACAATTCCTCTAACGCACACATACATATCATCTGTCGTGCTACGATGCGCCTCCATGGACCGTCGGTAACCGCATTTTTCTCCGTCGACGCATCGAAACGCGGCGGCTTCTTTCCTTTTCtcgaaagagaaaaaggaaattctCTAGCCAGCCCATGTGTCCGCCCGTGGCGCGCAGCTGATCTCCTGCGTGTTCTCGAAAAACAAAAGCCAGATGCTCATGGGCGGAATTGACCACGTGACTGATGCTACTGCTGGTGGGAGANNNNNNNNNNNNNNNNNNNNNNNNNNNNNNNNNNNNNNNNNNNNNNNNNNNNNNNNNNNNNNNNNNNNNNNNNNNNNNNNNNNNNNNNNNNNNNNNNNNNNNNNNNNNNNNNNNNNNNNNNNNNNNNNNNNNNNNNNNNNNNNNNNNNNNNNNNNNNNNNNNNNNNNNNNNNNNNNNNNNNNNNNNNNNNNNNNNNNNNNNNNNNNNNNNNNNNNNNNNNNNNNNNNNNNNNNNNNNNNNNNNNNNNNNNNNNNNNNNNNNNNNNNNNNNNNNNNNNNNNNNNNNNNNNNNNNNNNNNNNNNNNNNNNNNNNNNNNNNNNNNNNNNNNNNNNNNNNNNNNNNNNNNNNNNNNNNNNNNNNNNNNNNNNNNNNNNNNNNNNNNNNNNNNNNNNNNNNNNNNNNNNNNNNNNNNNNNNNNNNNNNNNNNNNNNNNNNNNNNNNNNNNNNNNNNNNNNNNNNNNNNNNNNNNNNNNNNNNNNNNNNNNNNNNNNNAGCACCAGCGGGCAGCGGCCAAATAATGGCGAGGCGACTGTCGCGCTCGCCCCGGAGGCCCGCCCGACAGGCTACCTGCCGCCGATCCCTTTCCTCGCTGTCTTCGTCGTCCGGGCAATCTCTTAATGAGCTTACTGCGTGTGCGTGCGTCTGTGTGCGCGCTTGGTGGCCAGCACAAACAACGTCAAACTGGCTGGACGGACGGATCACATGGACCACACCACGTACACCACACCACCACCCCGTGGCAACCCTGTCCCGGTCGGTGTTCACATACGTCCTTGGATGCTCCCGGGTTTGGGCATAGATTATTGGTGGCCTTTTGGACCTTTCCCGGCCTAATTTTCTGCTGGCTCCTCGCTTGGGAGTGGATCGCAAAGTGGGTTTCAGGGCGTGGTGATATGGGTATCTTATCTGTGACCGTCGTCATGCTATGCTTGATGGTTCCCTTTAACTCTCTACTCTGAGAATGAGTGCTCAACCTTTTTGCAGACAGAAAAAAACTGTAAGCGCATCAATGATTTGGTCTAGTTTGAGATGGACTGGGTTCCGCCATTTTTTGCGCTTTACACATACTGCACAGTGAAAAACTGCTTTTGTGCAAAGACAGGATGCAGTTCTTTTAgggatttgttttgcagagtctAGACGCCTCTTTTCttacctttttctctttttttcttcttttttttgagaATCAGACGCCTCTTTTCAGTAGGCTTTTCAGTTCGATCATGGGCCCTAGGCCCCGGAGACGATGGGCCACATTAGGCCCAACGAACCTTCACCTTGGTGAAAGGTGAACCACATCCTCTCCAGAAGCGAAAAGGAACCACGAACGGGTGAGCCTGCCTACGGCTGGCTCGACATCCACGACACACTCCCCACGCAAACCCCTCGCACCTAGTAGCAAGCAAAATCGGCTTCAGATGAGGCTCTACTCGCCGAATCTCCGGCAAGCCGCCGCAGGCcccggcgccggggctggcgtcacCAACGCCCCCTTTGCAGCAGCTCTCGGCAAGGTGCGTACTTCCACCCACCGCACCCTCTTATTTTCAAACCATTTCCTCTTCCGCTGCTGCACCGACCGATCCTACTTGTGCTGTTGTGCGTAGAGTTCTTCGAGCTCCCTTATTCATGGCCGTCTCAGCTTCGGCCACGCGTCACTGCAGACACCGAACCACCGCACCAAGAGAGCAGGTGCGCGCACAAAGGAATCCAACTACAGCAGCATAGTACTTGCTAGAATTGTAGGATTAACCATGCGTTGATTGATTGATACCCGAAGGGTGGGCGGTGCGGGTGCTTCCCCTGACGGAGGAGAACGTGGAGAGGGTGCTGGATGAGGTGCGGCCGAGCCTGATGCGGGATGGAGGCAACGTGGCCCTGCACGAGATCGACGGCCTCGTcgtcgtgctcatgctccagggcgcCTGCGGCTCCTGCCCCAGCTCCACCATGACGCTCAAGATGGGAATCGAGTCCCGCCTCCGTGACAAGATCCCCGAGATCCTTGAGGTCGAGCAGATCCACGACACCGAGACCGGGCTTGAGCTCAACACAGAGAATGTCGAGAAGGTCAGCCACATGCTTGCGTGCTCACTCACTGATCAATGCTCCATTGTGCATGCCACTTGTCTCTTTTCTGAGCCTGTAAATTTCTGTTACAGCATAGGTAGTTTGTTGAACAAAAATGCATTTTTTATTGATCAAACTGTGAATCTGAAGTTTGTCCAATGTTGTAGCTGCTAGATGAGATCAGGCCGTACCTTTCCGGCACCGGAGGTGGAAGCCTTGAGCTTGTTCAGATTGACGGTTTCGTCGTCAAGATTCAAATCAGTGGACCTGCAGCAGGTGTAATGACAGTACGTGTAGCTGTAACCCAAAAACTGAGAGAGAAAATACCATCGATCCTGGCTGTTCAGTTGACAGAGTAGAGACATAAATTCAGTTGTGCATCAATCAAAGGAAGACAATATTCAGCTTTGTGATTACGTTTCCATGTCAGTACTTCAGTCTTTTAGTTCTAATGAATCACTGCAGTGAAATACTAAACATACTAATACAGTTGTTATGTACAAGAATTATGTGGCTGGGAGAGAAGAAAACTCATTTCACCGTTAAATCTGAAAGGTATAGTTCAACAAAACTTTCGACCATTGTTACAACAGTGACAACACTTTCAGACTTCCAGTGCATTCATTCCCATGGCAAAGGCTATGCAAACATTTTCTGCAGACCTGGAATCTTCAGTTTCTCTAGTGGCACCTGGCTCCACAAAAATTCCTTCTCAGTGTCTCAAACTCTTTATCAACTCAAAGATTCTCCAATCTACATATATTTCTCTCAAATTGGCGGCTTGGGGCCATCTTTTATTCCCTGTTTGTCCCAGTCAAAGCGAGTTAGGTCATTGCAAGCCTATCTCTTTATTCCCTGTTTGCCCCAGTAAAAGCAAGTTTGTTCTTTGCAACAGCCAACAGTTCACCCTCGACATCAGAGGGTATAAACAGAGACCTTTGCTTAAACCACGCAGGCTTGGAAATTTTACATTGTCCAAGAAATAAACACGTTTCTTTTCAAAAGGGACCACAAGAGGGTTGATAGCTTCACGCAGCTTCTTCTTCAGTTTGATGCTCCTCCAATTGGGTTGCCTTCATCATTTGCCTAATCTCATCAATCTTCCCAAACTCCCGCTTCTTCTTCAAAAACCCTTCCAAAACCCTGAATGCGCGCTCTGTAGGTGCCATTCCCATCTCAACCAGCTCCCGGAAGCACCTATATGCTTCACCAACCACATCTCTGC
This portion of the Triticum dicoccoides isolate Atlit2015 ecotype Zavitan chromosome 7A, WEW_v2.0, whole genome shotgun sequence genome encodes:
- the LOC119328628 gene encoding nifU-like protein 3, chloroplastic — encoded protein: MRLYSPNLRQAAAGPGAGAGVTNAPFAAALGKSSSSSLIHGRLSFGHASLQTPNHRTKRAGWAVRVLPLTEENVERVLDEVRPSLMRDGGNVALHEIDGLVVVLMLQGACGSCPSSTMTLKMGIESRLRDKIPEILEVEQIHDTETGLELNTENVEKLLDEIRPYLSGTGGGSLELVQIDGFVVKIQISGPAAGVMTVRVAVTQKLREKIPSILAVQLTE